From the Argopecten irradians isolate NY chromosome 13, Ai_NY, whole genome shotgun sequence genome, one window contains:
- the LOC138306167 gene encoding fibropellin-1-like codes for MDIRIDSLYIVLYSVVVGLVSTNTPAPLSEYLKVHGKFVAPIPRNSITIIHDISLQLCAAKCTLAFRMKTFPCYAFEYTPGSRMCVHTNVTSLVVNGGFLGLKDNQAVDYYERSKASYANLFQSHDHAALKQQNSYFSIKLNRTLEECAYECMRSTSQTCMSFSHSPSTGACGLSNVFYGEGQGEITLLTSRIYNHYQYYTSWPCNATIPENYGPQAIASLRFPYKSFRHGQCHVQIEAPIGKQVKILLSTIFFGENVCSRQTGLTIYDGVSGSSPVLGHYCHSTSDRSQPPLLTSSSGSLYVTYNADDVPIAFQSIYQFVTIDPCERNLCKNNATCKPQNQSYVCECPVGFTGQFCGENIDDCASSPCLFLGQCIDHVNGYSCNCTHEFTGDRCENFIGACADQPCDHGTCVVTSRYNYTCNCFDGYVGTHCNMKFSPCMSNPCVHGTCGDTSGDYICKCATGYTGRNCDQLAVDLCTFSPCKHGSCVSTSNLNDLCSCDVGYTGQYCEIEIDLCTAVNCNNGMCIKTNSSVTCQCHGGFKGQFCDVAMTVCERNANVCSPGQCYPYSNVPEGYVCLCPDNKYHRHCNSTFDPCSSSPCHHGTCNPDNNGYSCSCANGYVGSHCNVSTCAVADCGLGLCEDKTSGYNCICPVGYHGKNCEFRVPSLPQPSSQSANIACRTSPCQNKATCVQENIGFSCICSEGWTGSLCDVRANACASRPCGNSICEPVGSGYRCSFTNNSSPGLKEFECDVTTCANGGTCVTSHSGIMCICRMGYHGSRCDVTHDTCSTVTCPTGVCQQHKDGARCVFGVLQNSFNTGNNTIELSKFLNLSYTI; via the exons ATGGATATTCGTATAGATTccttgtatattgttttatactcAGTAGTCGTAGGTCTTGTCTCTACTAATA CCCCCGCCCCCTTGAGTGAATACCTAAAAGTTCACGGGAAATTTGTCGCTCCCATTCCTAGAAACTCGATCACCATTATCCATGACATCAGTCTCCAACTCTGCGCGGCAAAATGTACCTTAGCCTTTCGAATGAAGacatttccatgttatgcattTGAATACACGCCCGGAAGTAGAATGTGCGTGCACACCAATGTGACGTCACTTGTCGTCAACGGAGGATTTCTTGGACTGAAAGATAACCAAGCGGTCGATTACTATGAGAGAAGCAAAG CTTCATATGCTAACCTATTCCAAAGTCATGACCACGCGGCTCTCAAACAGCAAAACTCTTACTTCTCGATCAAACTCAACAGGACGCTTGAGGAATGCGCATATGAATGCATGCGCAGTACGTCACAGACTTGTATGTCCTTCTCACACAGTCCGAGCACAGGCGCCTGTGGTCTCAGCAATGTTTTTTACGGAGAAggacaaggggagataactcttctCACGAGTCGTATCTACAACCATTATCAATATTATACAA GCTGGCCTTGTAATGCCACTATTCCGGAGAACTATGGACCTCAAGCTATTGCTTCCCTCCGATTCCCTTACAAGTCCTTCCGGCACGGACAGTGTCATGTTCAAATCGAGGCTCCCATCGGAAAACAGGTCAAAATTCTGCTTTCAACAATTTTCTTTGGAGAGAATGTATGTAGTAGACAAACTGGATTGACAATTTATGACGGAGTGTCCGGATCTAGCCCTGTTCTTGGACATTATTGTCACTCCACAAGCGATAGGTCACAACCGCCATTGCTGACGTCATCATCGGGGTCATTGTATGTCACTTATAACGCTGATGACGTGCCGATTGCATTTCAGTCGATATACCAATTTG tgACCATTGACCCATGTGAACGCAATCTGTGTAAGAACAATGCCACGTGTAAACCTCAGAACCAGAGTTACGTGTGTGAGTGTCCAGTAGGATTCACTGGTCAGTTCTGTGGGGAAAATATAGACGATTGTGCCTCGTCCCCATGTTTGTTCCTCGGACAATGTATTGACCATGTGAATGGCTACAGCTGTAACTGTACACACGAATTCACGGGAGATCGGTGCGAGAATTTCATTGGCGCATGCGCAGATCAACCATGTGATCACGGCACGTGCGTCGTGACCAGTAGGTATAATTACACATGCAATTGCTTTGATGGTTATGTAGGCACTCactgtaatatgaaattttccCCATGTATGTCAAATCCGTGTGTACATGGAACATGCGGCGATACATCCGGggactacatatgtaaatgtgcAACAGGATACACCGGAAGGAATTGTGATCAACTTGCAGTTGACCTTTGCACTTTTTCTCCGTGCAAACATGGAAGCTGTGTGTCCACGTCAAACCTAAATGATCTGTGTTCTTGTGATGTCGGTTACACTGGACAATACTGTGAGATAGAAATAGACCTTTGTACTGCCGTAAACTGTAACAATGGAATGTGTATCAAAACAAACTCGTCTGTCACGTGTCAGTGTCACGGTGGGTTCAAAGGTCAATTCTGTGACGTAGCTATGACGGTATGTGAACGTAACGCCAATGTCTGTAGCCCAGGGCAATGTTACCCATACTCCAATGTACCGGAAGGATATGTATGTTTGTGCCCGGATAACAAATACCACCGACATTGTAATTCGACCTTTGACCCCTGTTCGTCGTCACCATGCCACCATGGAACATGTAATCCAGACAACAATGGGTATTCATGCTCCTGTGCTAATGGATACGTCG gtTCACATTGCAATGTTTCGACATGCGCAGTTGCGGATTGCGGCCTCGGTCTATGTGAGGACAAGACTTCCGGTTATAATTGTATATGCCCAGTGGGGTATCACGggaaaaattgtgaatttaGAGTACCGTCGTTACCCCAACCGAGTAGCCAATCAGCAAACATTGCATGCAGGACGTCACCATGTCAAAACAAGGCAACGTGCGTTCAGGAAAATATCGGTTTCTCGTGCATTTGTTCTGAGGGATGGACAGGAAGCTTGTGTGATGTAAGAGCCAACGCATGCGCAAGTCGTCCTTGTGGTAACAGTATATGCGAACCTGTTGGTTCCGGATACAG GTGCAGTTTTACAAACAACTCCTCCCCAGGATTAAAAG AGtttgaatgtgacgtcaccACATGCGCAAACGGAGGGACGTGTGTGACGTCTCACTCCGgtattatgtgtatttgtcGAATGGGTTACCATGGTAGCAGATGTGACGTCACTCATGATACATGTTCCACGGTGACGTGTCCAACTGGTGTATGTCAGCAGCACAAAGATGGCGCTAG GTGTGTGTTCGGAGTACTCCAGAATTCCTTCAATACAGGAAATAACACAATTGAGCTCAGTAAGTTTTTAAACCTATCTTATACTATATAA
- the LOC138306149 gene encoding uncharacterized protein: protein MDAQIVCFVLLLFCLAGFGVAAPAVDTEGHSSSNKIQNFEEKLSKLQSLLTDITKTSENKHADRTAEPKSKESKMASESQMSREADTRSQKDLKLSGDSTMTAGLAGLQGETLEALELALQTLKNQRLHQNLQRTTDSRNVDMGTFRDEPLPDPSDEKPEHSTQDSEIIKLAKLLTDGDTDRSNTDVDEGYRQPKEGRFGMFRGEALRLVEDKLLDDVEIALENGLTLDEIMQDLERQEDKARARDLLRRLAERIPRHYRD from the exons ATGGATGCTCAGATCGTCTGTTTTGTGTTACTGTTGTTCTGTTTGGCGGGATTCGGTGTGGCAGCCCCGGCAGTCGATACGG aagGACATTCTTCATCAAACAAG ATTCAGAACTTCGAAGAAAAG CTGTCAAAGCTTCAGTCATTG TTAACAGATATCACAAAAACCTCTGAAAACAAACATGCGGATAGAACAGCCGAACCTAAATCTAAGGAATCCAAAATGGCGTCGGAATCTCAAATGTCAAGGGAAGCCGACACAAGATCCCAAAAAGATTTGAAATTGTCAGGGGACTCAACGATGACAGCAGGACTGGCTGGTCTACAGGGGGAAACATTGGAG GCACTAGAATTGGCTCTCCAGACACTGAAAAATCAACGGTTACATCAAAATCTGCAACGCACAACAGACTCTCGTAATG TTGACATGGGGACGTTTCGGGACGAGCCTTTACCAGACCCGTCCGATGAGAAACCAGAACATTCCACACAAGATTCTGAAATCATCAAATTAGCGAAACTTCTCACGGATGGCGATACTGATAGATCCAATACAg ATGTAGATGAAGGATACCGCCAACCGAAAGAGGGAAGATTTGGAATGTTCCGTGGGGAgg CACTCCGTCTTGTAGAAGATAAGCTGTTAGATGATGTGGAGATTGCACTTGAAAACGGCCTAACATTGGACGAGATCATGCAAGATTTAGAACGACAAG